In one window of Eriocheir sinensis breed Jianghai 21 unplaced genomic scaffold, ASM2467909v1 Scaffold1100, whole genome shotgun sequence DNA:
- the LOC126989224 gene encoding SLC2A4 regulator-like, protein MQVDDERVLPPQSSTRTMFKCTWTGCHEMTAACDAIERHIRSTHLGREELISDHSDSDSDDEDDHEEEFYWTEVEVNVTTWVDPCEPLVTPTAPPISPPAHPVLAAPQKVLTAPPAAAVPPQPLGTFPSVPQQATSPQYIHVSSPPTLSHMDMARPPHEDPRYRHAPGGPVTSLSSSWPRTSTYLSSGRAKVRVSSSPKASPGRGKRNGESRKCRKVYGMEQRDLWCTQCKWKKACSRFGE, encoded by the exons ATGCAGGTTGATGACGAGCGTGTTCTTCCCCCTCAGAGCTCCACCCGGACCATGTTCAAATGCACTTGGACGGGCTGCCACGAGATGACGGCCGCCTGTGACGCCATCGAGAGACACATTCGCTCCACACACCTCGG GCGCGAGGAGCTCATCAGCGACCACAGCGACAGTGACAGCGACGACGAGGACGATCACGAGGAGGAATTCTACTGGACTGAGGTCGAGGTCAATGTCACCACCTGGGTTGACCCCTGTGAGCCCCTGGTGACCCCCACGGCCCCGCCAATCAGCCCCCCGGCACACCCCGTCCTCGCTGCCCCCCAGAAAGTGCTCACCGCCCCGCCCGCTGCCGCCGTCCCCCCGCAGCCGCTGGGGACCTTCCCGTCGGTGCCCCAGCAGGCCACGTCCCCGCAGTACATCCACGTGTCCTCCCCGCCCACCCTGAGCCACATGGACATGGCTCGCCCGCCACATGAag ACCCTCGCTACAGACATGCGCCTGGGGGACCAGTCAccagcctctccagctcctggCCCCGCACCTCCACCTACCTG AGTTCTGGCAGAGCCAAGGTCAGGGTGAGCTCCTCCCCCAAAGCCTCGCCCGGCCGGGGGAAGAGGAACGGGGAGAGCCGGAAGTGCCGCAAGGTGTACGGCATGGAGCAGCGGGACCTGTGGTGCACGCAGTGCAAATGGAAAAAGGCTTGCAGCCGCTTTGGGGAGTAA